Proteins found in one Armatimonadota bacterium genomic segment:
- a CDS encoding ABC transporter ATP-binding protein has product MRLELRAVSARYDGEPVITDVTCAVGAGEFIGLVGANGSGKSTVVRVMSRVLRPVAGQVLLDNRNLYHLRAGQAARRIAVVPQDAAYHFDFSVLEVVLMGRSPHLGRFTLERPCDYAAAERALRLTGITHLATRPVRATSGGERQRVAIARALAQEPELLILDEPTAHLDINHQIEVLDLARTLNREQRVAVVVVMHDLNLAAQYCERMLLLHQGRLVAQGAPQEVITARHVRQAYGAEVAVKRHPVTGRPYFTLLSRLPTAAAREGVAVHVICGAGTGAGLMEHLTARGYRVSAGVLNVEDSDQQTAERLALPRAEEAPFSPISEDARRENLRLIAEAQAVVVAAVPVGAGNLANLEAALTAARGGTRVIVINTPPIEERDFTGGRGVELQRELLAAGAEAVAGAEEAIARLATVESSPDDGGRT; this is encoded by the coding sequence ATGCGCCTGGAGCTGCGAGCAGTCAGCGCGCGCTACGACGGGGAGCCGGTCATCACCGATGTCACGTGCGCCGTCGGCGCCGGCGAGTTTATCGGCCTGGTGGGCGCCAACGGTTCGGGCAAGTCCACGGTGGTGCGGGTGATGAGCCGGGTGCTGCGCCCGGTCGCCGGCCAGGTGCTGCTGGACAACCGCAACCTCTATCACCTGCGTGCCGGGCAGGCGGCGCGGCGCATCGCGGTGGTGCCCCAGGATGCGGCCTACCATTTCGACTTCTCCGTGCTCGAGGTGGTGCTCATGGGGCGTTCGCCCCACCTCGGGCGTTTCACCCTCGAGCGGCCGTGCGACTACGCTGCGGCCGAACGCGCCTTGCGCCTCACCGGCATCACCCACCTCGCCACGCGCCCGGTGAGGGCCACCTCCGGCGGCGAGCGCCAGCGCGTCGCCATCGCCCGCGCCCTGGCCCAGGAGCCGGAGTTGCTCATCCTCGACGAGCCCACTGCTCATCTCGACATCAACCACCAGATCGAGGTGCTCGACCTGGCGCGCACCCTCAACCGCGAGCAGCGCGTGGCAGTGGTGGTGGTGATGCACGACCTCAACCTCGCCGCCCAGTATTGCGAGCGCATGCTGCTGCTGCACCAGGGGCGGCTGGTCGCGCAGGGGGCGCCGCAGGAGGTCATTACCGCCCGCCACGTGCGCCAAGCCTATGGCGCCGAGGTCGCCGTCAAGCGCCATCCGGTGACCGGGCGGCCCTACTTCACCCTGCTGTCGCGGCTGCCGACGGCCGCCGCCCGTGAGGGCGTGGCAGTGCATGTTATCTGCGGCGCGGGCACCGGCGCGGGGCTGATGGAGCACCTGACCGCGCGCGGATACCGCGTCTCGGCAGGGGTGCTCAATGTCGAGGACTCGGACCAGCAGACCGCCGAGCGCCTGGCACTGCCGCGGGCGGAGGAGGCGCCTTTTTCTCCCATTTCCGAGGACGCGCGCCGGGAGAACCTGCGCCTCATCGCCGAGGCGCAGGCGGTGGTCGTCGCCGCGGTCCCCGTGGGCGCGGGCAACCTCGCCAACCTGGAGGCGGCGCTGACCGCCGCGCGCGGGGGCACGCGCGTGATCGTCATCAACACCCCGCCCATCGAGGAGCGCGACTTCACCGGCGGCCGCGGCGTCGAGCTGCAGCGCGAACTGCTGGCGGCGGGAGCCGAAGCCGTCGCCGGCGCGGAGGAGGCGATTGCGCGCCTGGCAACCGTCGAGTCGTCCCCGGACGACGGGGGCCGCACATGA
- a CDS encoding FG-GAP-like repeat-containing protein, producing MPESVVSETSNPPQLVMRWEKKLELLHSVPVPYPSAEAPDSVIAIASQAGAVIRVDGAGREIFRHDLGDRVSAAPAVVDLDGDGAPEIVAGRVDGLVVALTADGKELWRHRLGELLDEFKCVVAAPVTSDGRPSLLLADDGGWVNCLDAAGRLRWRFKIDSYAAAPPAVGDLDGDGSPEIVYGTEDHRVVCISADGRLRWVFEEPANFGRSLALIADLGSGPEVLITNSSSALSGHLFCLNGATGRPRWTAELTQQAYAALVVADVNRDGRPEIIAADKGNTVFCFDGEGRRLWATAVGGRAVFWSPAVADVDGDGELEIVVGTSHTGVEGHNFYVLTTQGRVKGEYTLGNCQETAPVVGDIDGDGVLEVVTSSPNSDLLRCFTFGGPARAGAVVSACLRGASTLGGSALPPSPVQPAPAIAAPAGKLVEPLEAPRLGTNALSLRLPKSAPERALIEVSRRWGGQRSTRVHDLRDDGAVSVELMPGDQEVEITLIDGATGERVCAEEMKFTGVGAPAAGEERGGEAYCESPQRRRERLLALAEAVTREAPEAAAARQLVAAADAFHESVRIRSDFHRFKVALGAAGWSGSFAAWQDDNPWDNVQPLGALPAQAAPQPTIEVWALGNEHEHAALNLVALEGRPLTIHAAVKGLEGRLELLRPVWMPTKYGDGRIPDMLLKSASAAVVDLTPGEPCQLWLHFATRGLEAGVHEAVITLTSLEKVPSSLAIKVRLEVSPVTLPDQPRMRVCNWRRVAPDGSGGLDDRVWSDLREHGVTVVMVQSCPRRKADEQGNLVGDPDWSRFDDSMRRLVGGGALVLFNSLGASGPPKAVQAAAVSLDAHLHSIGIGNESWAYYPVDEPCLFGDESVELFMRAVRPIKEVAPNIRIYANPSGAVRAEYLERMNPYTDIWCPELHIVKQGSPDLMRIMREGGRQVWTYQAPGDVRFLTPLGFYRAQHWVAVRHGLDGSGWWVYAYHNLWGVGAQEPMYGVVQIEPDQTLTTTRRWEASRDGIEDTTLVHLLDDAIGAAAARGADVSAARALRQEALDAVAAYQDAVDVFTLRFGEYEMDFGVVQRYRRLLAEAIVELGS from the coding sequence ATGCCGGAGTCGGTAGTGTCGGAAACGTCCAACCCTCCCCAGCTCGTCATGCGGTGGGAGAAGAAACTGGAGTTGTTGCACAGCGTGCCGGTGCCTTACCCCAGCGCCGAGGCGCCGGACAGCGTGATCGCTATCGCCTCCCAGGCGGGAGCGGTGATTCGCGTGGACGGCGCCGGCCGAGAGATCTTCCGCCATGACCTCGGGGATCGAGTTTCGGCGGCCCCCGCGGTCGTTGACCTCGATGGCGATGGCGCGCCCGAGATCGTGGCGGGCCGAGTGGACGGCCTGGTGGTGGCCCTGACCGCGGACGGGAAAGAACTCTGGCGCCACCGCCTGGGGGAGCTGTTGGATGAATTCAAGTGCGTGGTGGCGGCCCCCGTCACCTCGGACGGCAGGCCCAGCCTGCTGCTGGCCGACGACGGCGGCTGGGTCAACTGCCTGGACGCCGCCGGGCGCCTGCGCTGGCGGTTCAAGATTGACTCGTACGCGGCCGCGCCGCCGGCGGTGGGGGACCTCGACGGAGACGGATCGCCGGAGATCGTCTATGGCACCGAGGATCACCGCGTGGTCTGCATATCGGCCGATGGTCGGCTGCGCTGGGTGTTTGAGGAGCCGGCGAACTTCGGTCGCTCGCTGGCGCTGATCGCCGATCTTGGCTCTGGGCCGGAGGTGCTGATCACCAACAGCTCGTCCGCTCTTTCCGGCCATCTCTTCTGCCTCAACGGCGCCACCGGCCGCCCGCGCTGGACCGCGGAGCTCACCCAGCAGGCCTACGCGGCGCTGGTGGTCGCCGACGTCAACCGTGACGGACGCCCCGAGATCATCGCCGCCGACAAGGGCAACACCGTCTTCTGCTTCGACGGCGAGGGTCGGCGCCTATGGGCGACCGCCGTCGGCGGTCGCGCCGTTTTCTGGAGCCCCGCCGTCGCCGATGTGGACGGCGACGGCGAGTTGGAGATCGTTGTCGGCACAAGCCATACCGGGGTGGAGGGGCACAACTTCTACGTGCTCACCACGCAGGGCCGCGTCAAGGGCGAATACACTCTGGGGAACTGCCAGGAGACGGCTCCGGTAGTGGGTGACATTGACGGCGACGGCGTGCTGGAGGTCGTGACCTCCTCGCCGAATTCCGACCTCCTGCGCTGCTTCACCTTCGGCGGCCCGGCGCGGGCGGGGGCCGTCGTTTCGGCCTGTCTGCGCGGGGCTTCGACCCTGGGGGGGTCGGCGCTGCCGCCGTCCCCGGTACAGCCGGCGCCTGCGATCGCGGCGCCCGCGGGGAAGCTGGTGGAGCCGTTGGAGGCGCCCCGCCTCGGCACCAACGCCCTGTCGCTGCGATTGCCGAAATCGGCGCCGGAGCGGGCGCTGATCGAGGTCAGCCGCCGCTGGGGCGGGCAGCGCAGCACGCGGGTTCATGACCTGCGCGATGACGGCGCGGTGTCCGTGGAGCTCATGCCCGGCGACCAGGAGGTCGAGATCACGCTCATTGACGGCGCCACCGGCGAGCGCGTATGCGCCGAGGAGATGAAGTTCACCGGCGTCGGCGCGCCGGCGGCGGGCGAGGAGCGCGGGGGGGAGGCCTACTGCGAGTCGCCGCAGCGCCGGCGGGAGCGCCTGCTGGCGCTGGCGGAAGCGGTCACGCGGGAGGCCCCTGAGGCTGCGGCCGCGCGCCAACTGGTGGCAGCCGCCGATGCCTTCCATGAGAGCGTCCGCATCCGCTCCGATTTCCATCGTTTCAAGGTCGCCCTTGGCGCCGCCGGCTGGTCGGGGTCCTTCGCCGCGTGGCAGGATGACAACCCCTGGGACAACGTGCAGCCGCTGGGGGCGCTGCCGGCCCAGGCAGCGCCGCAGCCGACGATCGAGGTGTGGGCGCTGGGCAACGAGCACGAGCATGCGGCCTTGAACCTGGTCGCGCTGGAGGGCAGGCCCTTGACCATTCACGCGGCGGTCAAGGGCCTGGAGGGCCGGCTCGAGCTGCTGCGCCCGGTGTGGATGCCGACCAAGTACGGCGACGGGCGCATCCCCGACATGCTGCTCAAGTCGGCGTCCGCCGCCGTGGTGGACCTGACGCCGGGCGAACCGTGCCAGCTATGGCTTCATTTCGCCACCCGGGGCCTGGAGGCCGGGGTGCACGAAGCCGTCATCACCCTCACCAGCCTGGAGAAGGTTCCCTCCAGCCTCGCGATCAAGGTGCGCCTGGAGGTATCGCCGGTGACGCTGCCCGACCAGCCGCGCATGCGCGTGTGCAACTGGCGGCGCGTCGCCCCCGACGGAAGCGGGGGGCTGGACGACCGCGTGTGGTCGGACTTGAGGGAGCACGGGGTCACGGTGGTGATGGTCCAGTCGTGCCCGAGGCGGAAGGCCGACGAGCAGGGCAACCTGGTTGGGGATCCCGACTGGTCGCGGTTCGATGACTCCATGCGGCGGCTGGTGGGTGGCGGCGCGCTGGTGCTTTTCAACAGCCTTGGCGCGAGCGGGCCGCCCAAGGCGGTGCAGGCGGCGGCCGTGAGCCTGGACGCTCACCTGCACTCGATCGGCATCGGCAACGAGAGCTGGGCCTACTACCCGGTGGACGAGCCGTGCCTGTTCGGCGACGAATCGGTCGAGCTCTTCATGCGGGCGGTGCGCCCGATCAAGGAGGTTGCGCCCAACATCCGCATATACGCCAACCCCTCGGGGGCGGTGAGGGCCGAGTACCTGGAGCGCATGAACCCCTACACCGACATCTGGTGCCCCGAGCTTCACATCGTCAAGCAGGGGTCGCCCGATCTGATGCGCATCATGCGCGAGGGCGGACGGCAGGTATGGACCTACCAGGCGCCCGGGGACGTGCGGTTCTTGACGCCGCTGGGCTTCTACCGGGCGCAGCATTGGGTGGCGGTGCGCCACGGGCTCGATGGCAGCGGCTGGTGGGTCTATGCCTACCACAACCTGTGGGGGGTGGGCGCCCAGGAGCCGATGTACGGCGTGGTGCAGATCGAGCCCGACCAGACGCTCACCACCACCCGCCGCTGGGAGGCGTCGCGGGACGGCATCGAGGACACCACCCTGGTGCACCTGTTGGACGACGCCATCGGCGCCGCCGCGGCCCGGGGCGCCGATGTGAGCGCCGCCCGCGCGCTGCGCCAGGAAGCCCTGGACGCGGTCGCCGCCTACCAGGATGCGGTGGATGTCTTCACCCTGCGGTTCGGCGAATACGAGATGGATTTCGGGGTGGTGCAGCGCTACCGGCGGCTGCTGGCCGAGGCGATAGTGGAGTTGGGGTCGTAA